GGAATTGGAGTACGGGGCCCCGAAGGTCCTCATTTATGAGGTATCGTGGCGCCAATGAAGTCCTTTGGGTAACCTTTATGAGGGCCCTCCCCCAAGGTCGATCGGGATTCGAACCCAGCAGGGCTGAGCCCCTCCCATGATCAAAGGCGTGATCCTGAAGAATTTCATGTCCTACGAGGATGCCTACGTACCGTTGAGGGAGGGGTTGAACATAATCTGCGGGCCGAATGGTGCCGGGAAGTCCTCCATATTGCTGGCGATCTCCGTCGTCCTCGGCCAAGCATATACGGAGAGGTCCAAGAGGCTGAGCGATCTGATACGGTGGGGGGAAGATCAAGCGGTCATATCTCTTTTGATCGATAACTCGCCTAGGGAAGGGAAAAGGCCCTTCCCCCAATATAAGAAGGACGTCGTGACCATAACTAGGATTTTGAGGAGGAGCGGGGATTATTCATACCTCTTGGAGGATAGGCCGGTACCTAAGGAGGCGATAGTGAATGCCCTAGAGAAGTTCGGCCTGAACCCGAACAACATGCTCATAATAATGCAACAATTGATGGTCACCAAATTCGGCTTGACTAGCCCTCAGGAAAAGCTGCGGATGTTGGAGGAGGCCATAGGCTTCCAATCCTATAGATCCGATGTCATGGAGGCCCTGAGGAGGCTTAAGGCGATCGAGAGCGAAGAGGAGGAGCTGGCGAGGGTTCTGCAATCCGCGGAAGAGACGTACGAATATTGGAGGAGGGAGTATCAAAGATACCTCGCGAAGAGGGAGCTTGAGGACAGGCTGAGGGACTTGAGAAGGGAGTTGATCTGGTCCAAGATCACGAAAAAGAGGGGCTCGATGAGGGGGCTTGAGGAGGGGATCCAAGCTAAGAGGGCCGAGCTGGAGGGGATTGATAGTGATATAATTCGGCTGGAAGGGGATCTCGCATCGCTCGAGGTCAAGATGGATTCGTTAAGGGAGAGGAGGGGGATCCTCAGGAGGGATTTGATGTGGGCCTTGAGGCGGGAGGGGGAATTATCCAAGGAGTTGGAGTGGGTGAAGAACTCAATTATTGAAGCGGAGGAGGGCTTGGCGATCTTGGGGGATTTGGAGGCGGGCGGGAATCCCCCAATGGGACTCCTTGAGCAATACATGCGCTCCCTCAAATCCCGTAGGGACGATCGCCGGAGGTTGCTAGAGCTCTCGAGGGCCGAGCTGGAGGGCCTCTTGGACCGGAGGACGCAACTGGAGGGCCAAATGGAGGGGGTGGAGGGGGAATGGACCGCCGGCCTCGAGAGGCTAGTGGATCTCAAGGTGCGATTGGGGATCCTCAAGTTCAGGAGGGAGATGGTTAGCTGGGAGATAAGGGATCTGGAGTTGCAATTGAGGAGAGGGGAGGAGGAGCTGAGGCCTTTGTTGGAGGAGGCCAAGAGGCTTGGGGAGGAATTTTTGAACCCGAGGCGATATATTGAGATAGTCTCCGATATCAGCGCGTTGGAGGAAAGGCTGAAGCCCCTGAAGGACGTTTCCGAAGATGTTCAAAGGGCCTACGAATCCTACTCGACCGAGTTCAAGGCCCTGAAGGAAAGAGCCGAGCGCGTTTATCAAAGCAAGAGGGAATTGGAGGCCGAATTGAAGCGACGCGAGGAAAGGTGGAGGTCCATAGTGGGGGATTTCGTATCGACTCTCAGTAAGAGGTATGACGAATTGTTACAAATGGTAAATGGCAGTGGTAGGGTGAGGTTAGTTAGGGGTGAGAATGTGGAGGGGGCGGGATTGGAGATAAGCGCAGGTTTCAGGGGCGTAAGGCCAACTCCCTTGGATTCCCTCACCCAGAGCGGTGGGGAGAGAAGCTTGGCCTTGATATCCTTCCTCTTGGCCCTTCAGCAGCACATAAGGTCCCCCTTCAGAGGCATAGATGAATTCGATGTCCATCTCGATCCGAGGAATAGGGAGGAGGTTTCCAAATTGATAGTTTCCAGCTTAAGGGGCCTTCAAGGCGTCCAGTACATCGTCATCACGCCAGGCCAAGTGAGGGTGGATAGGGGGGTGCATGTGATAGTGGTCCAAAACGTAGGCGGGGTTTCGAGGGTGGGATTATTGGAGGGAATGGGGGGCGATGGGGGAGCCGTTGAGGAAGGGATTGTGGGAGATATTGAGAGATTGCGAGCTCGTTGAGAAAAGGGCGATAGACCCGTTCCTATTCGATGTAAAGAGGGTTCTGAAAAAGGTGAGGGAGATCCATCCAAGATTATCCAGCCTAGAGGATCATTGCCTAGATGCTAAGGTTTTGAACGCGATCTCGAGGGTCCTGAGCCTTCAGGGGACCTTACTAAAATTTCAATCCAGCTCCCTTTACTCATCCCCAGAAGTGCTGAAGGGAATAATCGAAAGGCTCACCCCGGAGGATTTGGCGGAGGCCTTCCTCAAATCTTGGCACCCCATCGTGGAGCTCGAAAGGATCACCGTGGAGGGCATTCAAGAGGGGCTTTCCTATTGGAGCAGCCTCAAGCCATATGAGGAAAGGCGGAGGAGGATCGAGAGTAAGGGCGGGATTCTACCAAGGGGGGTCGACGAAGCCTATCTGGAAAGGATTGGAATAGTCCGAGAGGATTTCATGAGGAAGATGAGGGATTACTTTGAGGAGATAGTGAAGCGGAGCAAGGATGGGCGCTTGAGGTATTGGGATTTCGTACGGGCGCCCTCGTTAGGGGAAGTGGTGGAGAGGGCGTATTACGCGAGCTTCCTGATCAGCTATGGGTTCGTAAGCCTCGAGGTGATCGATGGGAATTTGGAGATTTCGTTAAGGGGCGGGCGCGCCAAGGGAGGGGGGATGGGCGTGAGCGTTCCGATATCCATATCGGAGGAGGGGGTCGGGGGGTATTCTGGATGAGGAGGTTCTATGGGGATCGGTTGAAAAGGGCCGCCCATTTGTTACTTTTCAAGAGGGGGAAGTTGCCGGGGGCGAAGGCTTGGGAATTAAAATCAAGGGTTGGGGAAGATTATAGGGAGGTATTGGGCCAGTTAAATGAGATATTGGAAGCGATCGACCTGGAGGTCAAGGAGGTTGAGGATGGGGGAGAGGGCTCACGCTTCTTGGTTGTATTGAAGGGGACCATCAAACCCGTGGAGGCTAGGATGATGGGATGGCGAATAGATAATTTGGCCGGGTTGGCAATAACCATCGCCTATATAATATCAAAGCAGGGAAAGGCCCCGAGAAAGGAGATTGAGGAGTTGTTAAGCGAGAAGCTCGGAAGGTGGAAGACGATGACTCTGTTGGATATTTATGAAAGGAGCGGCTATGTAGCCGAAGAGGGAGGGCTCCTATCCCTAGGGTGGAGGGCCAAGGCGGAGGTGGACCTCAAGAGGCTGATGACATCACTGCTCGGGGGAGGTCAGCCCCCTAGCGATCAATTTTGATGCCCTTATGGGCTCCGGGAATTTCGAATTTACCGAGAGATATCTTATGAGCGCCTTCGCAGAGGCCGCGCTCATACCAATGGCCTTGAAGTAGATGGGGGCTTCCCCCTCCCTTAGGCAAAGCGGAGCGAGCTTCCCGCTCCCCCGAATTATCCTCCAACGCTCCCTCCAATCCGGGAAGTGCTTCTCCAAGGCGCGCTTCATGGAGGGCATATCAGGCTCCTCCTCCGAAATTATTATGACTGGAATGCCCGTGGATTTGGAGATCGCTCTTGGGTTCAATATATTGAATCCGGCGTGACATATCCCATCCAATAGGATCGCATCGGCCTTGGCGGAGCCCAAGGCCTTGATCAACTTCTCCGTGGAATCCATCCCATCAACGGTTATCCTAGAGGCCGCTATCCCGGTTATCCTGAAATTGGCGAAAGTGGTCGCGACCAAGAGGGTGGTCTCGCTCGAGGATTTGGATTTAAAACTCCCAGATGCCACGCCTATTGAAACGATCGGCCGGGAATTACTTCCTCTTGACCGATGTGGGGGAGAAGCTGAATAGCTTCCCAACTATTTCATCTTCGGATAGTATCTCCATTATAACCCTTTCGGGAACGCCGAGGCGTATCTTCTTCGTCCTCCCATATCTGCCGAAGCTGACGACCCTAGCGTTCAATATGCCCAAGACGTCGAGTTCGTTTATGAGGCCGCTCACCCTCCTCTGGGTGAGGGGTTCCAATGATATCTTTTGGCATAGTTCCGAATAGACGTTGTAGACATCGCCGGTGATGGCGCCATTAACCTCCAGCTTGGCGTTTAAGATGAAGACGCTCAGAAGGACAAGTTTGGAGTGTATGGGGAGCGATTTCAATACCTCAGTAATCCTATCATGTTCCACCTTCTGTTGGGCCAATCTGACCAATTCCTCATCCACCCTTTCCTTGCCGAGCCTTTCCGCCAATTCACCCGCCACCCTGAGGAGATCGAGGGCCCTCCTAGCATCCCCATGCTCCCCGGCCGCGAGCGCGGCGCAGAGCTTTATGGTACCTTCCTCCACCGCGCCCTTGACAAAGGCCATCTCGGCCCTTTCCCAAAGTATATCGAAAAGCTCATTGGCCAAGTACGGCTTGAAGACCACCTCCTCCTCGCTCAAACTGCTCAAAACCCTCGGATCCAAGAACTCCTTGAAGTTCACGTCGTTCGTGATGCCCACGAGGGCAACCCAACCGTTCCTCAGACCCTCGTTGATCCTGGTGAGCTCGTAGAGAAGATCATCATCCCCCCTATCCCTCACGAGTGCGTCCATCTCATCGAGGGCGACTATTATTATGGAATTGTGGAGGTTGATGAAGTTCTTGAAACGATCCAATAATTCGCCGGTGGCCAAGCCCGTGAAGGGAACTTCCATCCCCACCGATTTACAAATTGAGGCCAAAACCCTATAATTGGTCCCGGAGAGGCGGCAGTTCACATAACAAACGTCGACTGGGGCACCGACCTCCCTTGCCTTCCCCCCGAACCTAGAAAGGACGAATTTGGTTACGGCGGTCTTCCCCGTCCCGGTCTTCCCATAGATGAATGCGTTGGATATCTTAGATTTGTTCAACGCGGGGGCTAAGATCCCGCCCAATTTTTGGATCTGCTCGCCGCGATGGGGGAGATTGTCGGGAATATAATCATGTTTCAAAACGTCCCTATTCACGAATATTTTGGAGCCGGAGAGATACCTAGAGAATAGGGAGTCCAAAGCATCCTTCGCAGACAATCCCCCCACCCCAGTGGAACCAATGCTTCTTCCAATAGAGGAGAAAAGGATTTCTCATATAGCCAATTGGAGTATTGGATAGAAAAAAATATTCTTCCCCCCACCCCTCTTTTTCCTTTGGATGTTCTCCTTTTTGCTTCTTTTCTTTTCTTCTTTCTAGAAGAAAGAAAGCTCTCTCCGTCGTTATTGAGGCGG
The genomic region above belongs to Candidatus Bathyarchaeia archaeon and contains:
- a CDS encoding AAA family ATPase; its protein translation is MIKGVILKNFMSYEDAYVPLREGLNIICGPNGAGKSSILLAISVVLGQAYTERSKRLSDLIRWGEDQAVISLLIDNSPREGKRPFPQYKKDVVTITRILRRSGDYSYLLEDRPVPKEAIVNALEKFGLNPNNMLIIMQQLMVTKFGLTSPQEKLRMLEEAIGFQSYRSDVMEALRRLKAIESEEEELARVLQSAEETYEYWRREYQRYLAKRELEDRLRDLRRELIWSKITKKRGSMRGLEEGIQAKRAELEGIDSDIIRLEGDLASLEVKMDSLRERRGILRRDLMWALRREGELSKELEWVKNSIIEAEEGLAILGDLEAGGNPPMGLLEQYMRSLKSRRDDRRRLLELSRAELEGLLDRRTQLEGQMEGVEGEWTAGLERLVDLKVRLGILKFRREMVSWEIRDLELQLRRGEEELRPLLEEAKRLGEEFLNPRRYIEIVSDISALEERLKPLKDVSEDVQRAYESYSTEFKALKERAERVYQSKRELEAELKRREERWRSIVGDFVSTLSKRYDELLQMVNGSGRVRLVRGENVEGAGLEISAGFRGVRPTPLDSLTQSGGERSLALISFLLALQQHIRSPFRGIDEFDVHLDPRNREEVSKLIVSSLRGLQGVQYIVITPGQVRVDRGVHVIVVQNVGGVSRVGLLEGMGGDGGAVEEGIVGDIERLRAR
- a CDS encoding DUF99 family protein, coding for MVATTFANFRITGIAASRITVDGMDSTEKLIKALGSAKADAILLDGICHAGFNILNPRAISKSTGIPVIIISEEEPDMPSMKRALEKHFPDWRERWRIIRGSGKLAPLCLREGEAPIYFKAIGMSAASAKALIRYLSVNSKFPEPIRASKLIARGLTSPEQ
- a CDS encoding ORC1-type DNA replication protein, which translates into the protein MSAKDALDSLFSRYLSGSKIFVNRDVLKHDYIPDNLPHRGEQIQKLGGILAPALNKSKISNAFIYGKTGTGKTAVTKFVLSRFGGKAREVGAPVDVCYVNCRLSGTNYRVLASICKSVGMEVPFTGLATGELLDRFKNFINLHNSIIIVALDEMDALVRDRGDDDLLYELTRINEGLRNGWVALVGITNDVNFKEFLDPRVLSSLSEEEVVFKPYLANELFDILWERAEMAFVKGAVEEGTIKLCAALAAGEHGDARRALDLLRVAGELAERLGKERVDEELVRLAQQKVEHDRITEVLKSLPIHSKLVLLSVFILNAKLEVNGAITGDVYNVYSELCQKISLEPLTQRRVSGLINELDVLGILNARVVSFGRYGRTKKIRLGVPERVIMEILSEDEIVGKLFSFSPTSVKRK